Genomic DNA from Candidatus Eisenbacteria bacterium:
ATCGGAACGACCACCAGACCGTAGGCCGCGACGCCCACCACGATCGAGGGGACTCCGCTCAGGAGATCGGCCGTGTACCGGACCAGGCCCGCGAACTTGCCCCGACCGTACTCCGCGAGATAGATTCCGGCCGCGATTCCCATGGGGACCGCAATCGCTCCTCCGATACCCACCAGGATCAGGGTGCCCACGATCGCGTTCGCCATCCCACCGCCTGCCTCTCCGACCGGCCGCGGCATGTGCGTGAAGAACTCGAGGGAGAGCCCGGACCCTCCCAGCGCGATGAGATGCCAGAGGATGAGGCCCAAGGGGAGTACCACGAGCGCGGCGGAGAGATAGCAGGCTCCGACCACGGCCCGGTCCCAGAGCACGCGCTTCCACCGCGTGAGGCTCTTGTTCCCCGTGAGGAGTCCGGATCGGGGTCCGGCAAGCTCCGGCTCCGCCCTCATCCCGCAATCTCCCTGCGGCCGCCGGTGGCCCAGCGGACCAGAATCCGCGCGAGCGCGTTCACCACGATCGTGATCGCGAAGAGCACGAGGGCGATCTCGACCAGCGCCGAGAGATAGAGGGCCTCGGTCGCCTCGGTGAACTCGTTGGCGATGATGCTCGCCATGGTGGCTCCCGGAGACAGGATGGACCCGGTGATCCGGTTCGTGTTTCCGATCACCATGGTCACCGCCATGGTCTCGCCGAGCGCGCGTCCCAGCGCGAGGATGATCGAGCCCAGGATGCCCGGGCGCG
This window encodes:
- the pstA gene encoding phosphate ABC transporter permease PstA produces the protein MRAEPELAGPRSGLLTGNKSLTRWKRVLWDRAVVGACYLSAALVVLPLGLILWHLIALGGSGLSLEFFTHMPRPVGEAGGGMANAIVGTLILVGIGGAIAVPMGIAAGIYLAEYGRGKFAGLVRYTADLLSGVPSIVVGVAAYGLVVVPMGNFSALAGSVALAILMLPTVIRSTEEMIRLVPQSYRHGALALGAPRWKVIQQVVLPAARSGIITASMLAVARAAGETAPLLFTALGNRFWSTSLVEPIASLPIFIFDYARAPYEDWNRQAWTAALVLVLLVTLISAILRITVRRIRGA